GCTGTCGCGCCAGTTCCATGATCGCGAAACCGAAAAGGCCTACACCGCACTGTGCTGGGGCCAGCCGGCACTGGACAGCGGCAGCATCGACCTGCCACTGCGCTACGACCCGCCGACCAAGCCGCGCCATGTGGTAGACCACGAGCTGGGCAAGCACGCGTTGACGTTCTGGCGCATCATCGAGCGCTGTGGCAATCATTGCCGGGTCGAGCTGACGCCGATTACCGGGCGCTCGCACCAGTTGCGCGTGCACATGCTGTCGATCGGGCACCCGCTGCTGGGCGACCGCCTGTATGCCAACCCCGAGGCGCTGGCGGCCCATGAGCGGCTGTGCCTGCATGCGTCGATGCTGAGCTTTACCCACCCGGTTTCCGGGGCGCGGATGAAGTTCGAGTGCCCGGCGCCGTTCTGATCTTGTATCGCCTTTACCGGCCTCTTCGCGGCTAAAGCCGCTCCCACAGGTACTGCACGGCCCTTGAAAGCGGTGCGGTCCTTGTGGGAGCGGCTTTAGCCGCGAAGAGGCAGACACAAATTGTCGACCCAATACGCTAAACTCGCGCCACTGCTGTCTGGAGTGAGCTATGCGCGACGCACTGAATTCTGGCCTGATCGACTTCCTCAAGGCCTCCCCTACGCCCTTCCACGCCACCGCCAGCCTGGCCCAGCGCCTGGAAGCTGCCGGCTACCAGCGCCTGGACGAACGCGACAGCTGGGCCACCGTGCCTGGCGGCCGCTACTACCTCACCCGTAACGACTCGTCGATCATCGCCATCAAGCTGGGCAAGCAAGCGCCGCTGCTGAACGGCATCCGCATGGTCGGCGCGCACACCGACAGCCCGTGCCTGCGGGTCAAACCGCAGCCCGAGCTGCAGCGCCAGGGTTTCCTGCAACTGGGCGTCGAAGTGTATGGCGG
Above is a genomic segment from Pseudomonas oryzicola containing:
- a CDS encoding RluA family pseudouridine synthase, with translation MPLSNIQILHQDDAILVINKPTLLLSVPGRAEDNKDCLITRLQENGYPDALIVHRLDWETSGIILLARDADSHRELSRQFHDRETEKAYTALCWGQPALDSGSIDLPLRYDPPTKPRHVVDHELGKHALTFWRIIERCGNHCRVELTPITGRSHQLRVHMLSIGHPLLGDRLYANPEALAAHERLCLHASMLSFTHPVSGARMKFECPAPF